A stretch of Henckelia pumila isolate YLH828 chromosome 4, ASM3356847v2, whole genome shotgun sequence DNA encodes these proteins:
- the LOC140867533 gene encoding transcription factor MYB3-like has translation MRKCCSSKKHKEKLESSWSEQEDSQLTDYINVHGEGPWTKVPKSAGLHRCGKCCRQRWMNHLRPKIKQGNDFGEDEEDLIIRLYALLGNRWSLIAGRLPGRTDDEVRNHWHSHTKKKLIKMGADPSKHGLKLCPLTMFSSCNKILDRHGDMQDESSGSINDPGFTGQPDV, from the exons ATGAGGAAATGTTGTAGCAGCAAGAAACACAAAGAGAAATTAGAGTCCTCATGGAGCGAGCAAGAAGATAGTCAGTTGACCGATTACATCAACGTTCACGGCGAAGGGCCTTGGACCAAAGTCCCCAAGTCCGCAG ggttGCACCGGTGCGGAAAATGCTGCAGACAGCGTTGGATGAACCACCTAAGGCCAAAAATTAAGCAGGGGAATGACTTCGGTGAAGATGAAGAAGACCTCATCATTCGGCTCTACGCACTCCTTGGCAATCG GTGGTCTCTAATCGCTGGACGTTTGCCGGGTCGGACAGATGATGAAGTAAGGAATCATTGGCACTCACATACTAAGAAAAAGTTGATAAAAATGGGCGCCGACCCGAGTAAACATGGCTTGAAACTATGTCCTCTTACCATGTTCAGCTCCTGTAATAAGATACTGGATCGCCATGGAGACATGCAAGACGAATCATCCGGTTCCATCAATGACCCCGGATTTACGGGACAACCTGATGTGTAA